One genomic window of Glycine soja cultivar W05 chromosome 9, ASM419377v2, whole genome shotgun sequence includes the following:
- the LOC114366906 gene encoding UDP-N-acetylglucosamine transferase subunit ALG14 homolog isoform X2, which yields MDKSNGCSFSSIFSIAVFSSAIFVVSLILVRLLYVLYRSSRPLSKRASKPVSTLIILGSGGHTAEMLNLLVVLQKDRFNPRFYIAAATDNMSLQKAQLLENSLAAENATRVTDTAQFMKIYRSREVGQSYITSVWTTLVAMILCNGPGTCIPLCAIAFIFKVLGIRWSLIFYVESIARVRRLSLSGLLLYKLRMADQLFVQWPQLQRQYPRATYVGRLM from the exons ATGGATAAAAGCAATGGCTGCAGCTTCTCTAGTATATTTTCAATTGCTGTCTTTTCAAGTGCCATTTTTGTTGTCTCCTTGATTTTGGTTCGTCTCCTTTATGTCTTATATCGTAGCAGCAGGCCCTTGAGCAAAAGGGCTTCAAAACCTGTTAGTACCCTTATTATTTTAGGATCAG GTGGTCATACTGCTGAGATGCTTAATCTATTGGTAGTGCTACAGAAAGATAGGTTTAATCCAAGATTCTACATTGCTGCTGCTACTGATAATATGAGTCTTCAAAAAGCTCAGTTGTTGGAGAATTCCCTGGCTGCTGAG AATGCAACAAGGGTCACTGATACTGCACAGTTCATGAAGATATATCGGAGTAGGGAAGTTGGTCAATCATATATAACCTCCGTTTGGACTACTTTAGTTGCAATG ATACTTTGCAATGGACCTGGAACTTGCATTCCCCTCTGTGCTATTGCATTCATATTTAAG GTACTGGGAATCAGATGGTCATTAATTTTCTACGTTGAGAGTATTGCAAGAGTGAGAAGACTCTCCTTGAGTGGCCTGCTCCTGTACAAGTTGCGGATGGCTGATCAACTTTTTGTTCAGTGGCCACAGCTGCAACGACAGTATCCCCGGGCTACCTATGTTGGTCGACTCATGTAA
- the LOC114366906 gene encoding UDP-N-acetylglucosamine transferase subunit ALG14 homolog isoform X1, which translates to MDKSNGCSFSSIFSIAVFSSAIFVVSLILVRLLYVLYRSSRPLSKRASKPVSTLIILGSGGHTAEMLNLLVVLQKDRFNPRFYIAAATDNMSLQKAQLLENSLAAENATRVTDTAQFMKIYRSREVGQSYITSVWTTLVAMVHALWLMIKIRPEVILCNGPGTCIPLCAIAFIFKVLGIRWSLIFYVESIARVRRLSLSGLLLYKLRMADQLFVQWPQLQRQYPRATYVGRLM; encoded by the exons ATGGATAAAAGCAATGGCTGCAGCTTCTCTAGTATATTTTCAATTGCTGTCTTTTCAAGTGCCATTTTTGTTGTCTCCTTGATTTTGGTTCGTCTCCTTTATGTCTTATATCGTAGCAGCAGGCCCTTGAGCAAAAGGGCTTCAAAACCTGTTAGTACCCTTATTATTTTAGGATCAG GTGGTCATACTGCTGAGATGCTTAATCTATTGGTAGTGCTACAGAAAGATAGGTTTAATCCAAGATTCTACATTGCTGCTGCTACTGATAATATGAGTCTTCAAAAAGCTCAGTTGTTGGAGAATTCCCTGGCTGCTGAG AATGCAACAAGGGTCACTGATACTGCACAGTTCATGAAGATATATCGGAGTAGGGAAGTTGGTCAATCATATATAACCTCCGTTTGGACTACTTTAGTTGCAATGGTACATGCGCTATGGctaatgattaaaattagacCTGAAGTG ATACTTTGCAATGGACCTGGAACTTGCATTCCCCTCTGTGCTATTGCATTCATATTTAAG GTACTGGGAATCAGATGGTCATTAATTTTCTACGTTGAGAGTATTGCAAGAGTGAGAAGACTCTCCTTGAGTGGCCTGCTCCTGTACAAGTTGCGGATGGCTGATCAACTTTTTGTTCAGTGGCCACAGCTGCAACGACAGTATCCCCGGGCTACCTATGTTGGTCGACTCATGTAA
- the LOC114368962 gene encoding E3 ubiquitin-protein ligase RNF14, protein MPEPAPSSSNSHSVEDNVNVEATGTPQNRHNKDGAGASEINTVDGSDRVASSSKAEEGDGDDNDDYIQARVDKLLCKIEEPELSEEQIRINDQSQQDEILVVESIYGENVFSLERWKGLRCFQIHINVDVLGEIAITANLNSINQLETLSSNSDEFLYTFKVQYLPPIVLTCLLPKSYPSDQPPIFTLSVKWLEPVKILNLCYKLDSIWEEQQGQEVIYPWVEWLHSSSLSHLGFDEEIILGPYGMNYVQDERVISGAECIDVDIPFLRSYNDERHNENFLKELHDCNICFSEYAGSQFIRLPCEHFFCLKCLQTFAQIHVKEGTVSNLKCPEAKCAIMIPPGLLKQLLDDTDYERWESMMLEKTLASMSDVVYCPRCETPCIEDEDQHAQCPKCYFSFCTLCRERRHVGIACMSLDMKLQILQDRQNLSQLKEDQKRREREKINEMLNMKEIHRDSKLCPSCDMAISRTEGCNKMKCGNCEQYFCYRCNKAIDASDPYGHFRDGSCELFPREMVDSWEERINHRQAVGQLQAELFPQHGLACPSCRQYNPKIGNNNHLFCWACQRHYCYLCKAIVRRGTKHYGPKGCKQHSEG, encoded by the exons ATGCCCGAACCGGCTCCTTCTTCTTCCAATTCTCACTCCGTGGAGGACAATGTAAACGTTGAAGCCACTGGCACGCCGCAAAATCGCCATAACAAGGACGGTGCCGGTGCCTCCGAGATCAACACCGTTGACGGCTCCGATCGCGTGGCTAGTTCAAGCAAGGCCGAGGAAGGAGAcggtgatgataatgatgattatATTCAAGCCAGGGTTGATAAGTTGCTCTGTAAAATCGAGGAACCTGAATTGTCCGAGGAACAGATCAGAATCAATGATCAATCGCAGCAAGATGAG ATACTTGTGGTGGAGTCAATTTATGGAGAAAACGTTTTCAGCCTTGAGAGGTGGAAAGGCCTGCGTTGTTTTCAG ATACATATAAATGTTGATGTTTTGGGTGAAATTGCCATTACTGCTAACCTAAACTCTATCAATCAACTTGAGACTCTAAGCAGCAATTCAGATGAGTTCTTGTACACTTTCAAAGTTCAATATCTACCACCAATTGTTTTGACGTGTTTATTACCTAAGTCGTACCCAAGCGACCAACCACCTATTTTTACACTCTCTGTTAAGTGGTTGGAACCTGTGAAGATTCTGAATCTGTGCTACAAGTTGGATTCAATATGGGAAGAACAACAGGGTCAGGAAGTGATTTACCCTTGGGTAGAATGGTTACATAGTTCTTCTCTTTCTCATCTGGGATTTGATGAGGAAATCATACTTGGGCCTTATGGCATGAATTATGTCCAGGATGAGCGTGTTATTTCAGGAGCTGAATGCATTGATGTTGATATTCCTTTTTTACGAAGTTACAACGATGAGAGACACAATGAGAACTTCCTCAAAGAATTGCATGATTGTAACATTTGCTTTAGTGAATATGCAG GCTCTCAGTTCATCCGGTTACCATGTGAGCATTTTTTTTGCCTCAAATGCTTGCAGACCTTTGCCCAGATACATGTAAAGGAAGGCACTGTTAGTAATCTTAAATGTCCTGAAGCAAAATGTGCAATTATGATTCCTCCTGGCCTTTTAAAACAATTGCTGGATGACACAGATTATGAGCGCTGGGAATCCATGATGTTGGAAAAAACACTTGCATCAATGTCTGATGTTGTTTATTGTCCAAGGTGTGAAACACCCTGCATAGAGGATGAAGACCAGCATGCTCAATGCCCAAAATGTTACTTTAGCTTTTGTACCCTTTGCAGGGAACGACGCCATGTTGGCATAGCATGCATGAGTCTAGATATGAAGCTTCAGATTTTGCAG GACCGTCAAAATTTGTCTCAATTAAAGGAAGATCAAAAGCGAAGGGAACGTGAAAAGATCAATGAAATGCTCAATATGAAAGAAATTCATCGTGATTCCAAGCTGTGCCCTTCTTGTGACATGGCAATTTCTCGAACTGAAGGTtgtaacaaaatgaaatgtGGTAACTGTGAACAATACTTCTGTTACCGCTGCAACAAAGCAATTGATGCATCAGATCCATATGGACATTTCAG GGATGGTTCATGTGAATTGTTCCCACGAGAAATGGTTGATTCCTGGGAAGAGCGCATTAATCATCGCCAGGCGGTAGGACAACTACAGGCTGAGCTCTTTCCTCAACATGGCTTGGCGTGTCCTAGTTGTCGTCAATATAATCCAAAG ATTGGAAATAATAATCACTTGTTTTGCTGGGCATGCCAACGCCATTACTGCTACTTATGCAAAGCGATTGTCAGGCGTGGCACTAAGCATTATGGACCAAAGGGCTGCAAACAGCACTCTGAGGGATAG